In one Roseburia intestinalis L1-82 genomic region, the following are encoded:
- a CDS encoding prephenate dehydrogenase has product MSLQKIGFIGLGLIGGSIAKKLHALHPELTMIATAHHAETVAEAYKEHLIINNTPCELKDFADCDYIFLCTPTRKNIEYLQQLKDVISPDCIITDVGSVKTEIHREVIRLGLEANFIGGHPMAGSEKTGLSNASETLLENAYYIITPTTKSPSPAVEELTGLVRSLGAIPLVLGYEQHDYATAAISHLPHVIAYSLVNLVRESDDENEIMKTIAAGGFKDITRIASSSPVMWENICLSNQEQILKLLDNYIHTLEVMRTNIADADSPALLDAFTAAKDYRDSITITAKGALKNVYELYLDLIDETGGIATVATILASNNLSIKNIGIIHNREFEGGVLRLEMYDGESLALAVALLKKHHYTIYER; this is encoded by the coding sequence ATGTCACTTCAGAAAATAGGCTTTATCGGACTCGGACTCATCGGCGGTTCCATTGCAAAAAAACTGCATGCACTTCATCCGGAACTTACAATGATTGCAACTGCACACCATGCAGAAACAGTTGCCGAAGCTTATAAAGAACATTTGATCATAAACAATACACCATGTGAACTGAAGGATTTCGCAGACTGCGATTACATTTTTCTGTGCACGCCGACCAGGAAAAATATTGAATATCTGCAGCAGTTGAAAGATGTAATTTCTCCGGACTGCATCATCACGGATGTCGGCAGTGTCAAGACGGAGATCCACAGAGAAGTGATAAGACTCGGTCTTGAAGCCAATTTTATCGGCGGTCATCCGATGGCGGGTTCTGAGAAGACCGGTCTTTCTAATGCTTCAGAGACGCTTTTGGAAAATGCTTACTATATTATCACACCGACCACAAAGAGTCCTTCCCCTGCTGTGGAAGAACTGACCGGGCTGGTGCGCTCTCTCGGCGCAATTCCTCTGGTTTTAGGTTATGAGCAGCACGATTATGCGACCGCAGCGATCAGTCATCTGCCGCATGTGATCGCATACAGCCTTGTCAACCTGGTGCGGGAATCGGACGATGAAAATGAGATCATGAAAACCATCGCAGCCGGAGGTTTTAAAGATATCACGCGTATCGCATCTTCTTCTCCTGTCATGTGGGAAAATATCTGTTTATCCAATCAGGAACAGATTTTAAAATTATTGGACAACTATATCCATACATTAGAGGTAATGCGCACGAACATTGCAGATGCAGATTCCCCTGCACTGTTAGATGCCTTTACTGCAGCCAAAGATTACCGTGATTCCATCACGATCACGGCAAAAGGTGCTTTGAAGAATGTTTACGAACTGTACTTAGACCTGATTGATGAGACCGGTGGGATCGCCACCGTCGCAACGATCCTTGCGAGCAATAATTTAAGTATTAAAAATATCGGGATCATTCATAACCGTGAGTTTGAAGGCGGTGTTTTGAGACTTGAAATGTATGACGGGGAATCATTAGCGCTGGCGGTTGCACTGCTTAAGAAACATCATTATACGATTTATGAAAGATAG
- the tnpC gene encoding IS66 family transposase produces the protein MDPFFTEEQLNNMSRENMMEVMRIMQNQVQKKETEVQLLKDKQKELEFMNAMLSDRLALAQRRRFGSSSEKYADGYEQMDLFNEAEVNADMDTAEIEEEIVIPSHKRKKRTGKKEEDLSNFEVTETIEYKLTGENRYCPDCGTKYKVVTKEVVKRLKFIPSTFEVAEEVTYVYSCPKCGAMIRPEKEFPLIKGSIATPSLVAGIMNAKYVNGMPLARQEREFARYDLNLSTKTMANWIISCADRYLGLLYRQMKEEFLKSRYIHCDETRIQVIDEPDQKGSSQNWMWVYLTDHYSESPQMVLFDYERTRAGYHPVNFLGDTFHGYLTCDGYQAYHGLNDSITVTGCFTHARRRFDAALTALKKDFTKEQLKETVAYQAMTRIGILYKVEELIKDKTLEERYQERQKQSRPVVEALFEWLHSMEDSVDRSSLIGDAILYTLNQENYLRRYLDDGHLSIDNNSAERAIKNFAVGRRNWLFAKSIRGADASAVVYSIAETALLNGLKPYVYLSYVLDELRKMGPFPKPDDLNRLLPWSNELPEGFRTKKKK, from the coding sequence ATGGATCCGTTTTTTACAGAGGAACAGCTGAATAACATGAGCCGTGAAAACATGATGGAAGTTATGAGAATCATGCAGAATCAGGTTCAAAAAAAAGAGACCGAGGTACAGCTTCTGAAAGACAAGCAGAAAGAACTGGAATTTATGAATGCAATGCTTTCAGACCGTCTTGCGCTTGCACAAAGAAGACGTTTCGGTTCTTCCAGTGAAAAATACGCAGATGGATATGAACAGATGGATCTGTTTAATGAGGCTGAAGTCAATGCAGATATGGATACTGCTGAGATTGAAGAGGAAATCGTGATTCCATCGCACAAACGGAAAAAACGCACCGGCAAAAAAGAAGAAGATCTCTCTAATTTCGAAGTAACAGAAACAATCGAATATAAACTGACCGGCGAAAACCGCTATTGTCCGGACTGTGGAACAAAGTATAAAGTCGTCACAAAAGAAGTCGTAAAACGACTGAAATTCATCCCCTCCACCTTTGAAGTGGCTGAAGAAGTAACCTATGTATACAGTTGTCCAAAATGTGGTGCTATGATCCGGCCGGAAAAAGAGTTTCCGCTGATCAAGGGAAGCATTGCTACACCTTCGCTGGTTGCCGGAATCATGAATGCAAAGTATGTCAATGGCATGCCGCTGGCAAGACAGGAACGGGAATTCGCAAGGTATGACTTAAATCTTTCAACAAAAACAATGGCAAACTGGATCATCAGCTGTGCAGACCGGTATCTGGGACTGCTTTATAGGCAGATGAAGGAAGAATTCCTAAAGAGCAGATACATCCATTGTGATGAGACCAGGATTCAGGTAATTGATGAACCGGATCAGAAAGGATCATCTCAAAACTGGATGTGGGTATATCTGACAGATCATTACAGTGAATCCCCACAGATGGTTCTCTTTGATTATGAGAGAACGCGTGCCGGATATCACCCGGTAAACTTCCTTGGAGATACATTTCATGGATATCTGACGTGTGATGGATACCAGGCGTATCATGGACTGAACGATTCCATTACCGTAACAGGATGCTTTACCCATGCGAGACGCCGTTTTGATGCTGCGCTCACGGCATTAAAAAAGGATTTCACAAAGGAGCAGCTGAAAGAAACAGTTGCATATCAGGCAATGACGAGGATCGGAATCCTGTATAAAGTAGAGGAACTGATCAAAGATAAGACACTGGAAGAACGGTATCAGGAACGCCAGAAGCAGTCGCGTCCAGTAGTGGAAGCTCTGTTTGAATGGCTGCATTCGATGGAAGATTCTGTAGACAGATCTTCCCTTATTGGTGATGCCATTTTATATACGCTGAATCAGGAAAACTATCTTCGCAGGTACTTGGATGACGGGCATCTGAGCATTGATAATAATAGTGCGGAGCGTGCAATCAAAAATTTTGCAGTAGGCCGCCGGAATTGGCTGTTTGCCAAGAGTATCCGTGGTGCAGATGCCAGTGCTGTTGTTTATAGTATCGCAGAAACAGCCCTGCTGAATGGTCTGAAGCCGTATGTATATCTTTCCTATGTATTAGACGAGCTTCGTAAAATGGGACCTTTTCCAAAGCCGGATGATCTAAATCGGCTTTTGCCATGGTCAAATGAATTACCGGAAGGATTTCGAACCAAAAAGAAGAAATAA
- the tnpA gene encoding IS66 family insertion sequence element accessory protein TnpA produces the protein MKTDEKITLWSERIHEFQSSGQTCKTWCQEHHVPVSTMNYWMHKLKTLDGQSDTDMIFAKMPTETEISKNGTLNISPSPVRIFITNAIRIEVMPECPLELFHVLIQGLKDHA, from the coding sequence ATGAAAACAGATGAAAAAATCACACTGTGGTCTGAACGAATCCATGAATTTCAATCCAGTGGGCAGACTTGCAAAACATGGTGTCAGGAACATCACGTTCCAGTCTCTACAATGAATTACTGGATGCACAAGCTGAAAACATTGGACGGACAATCGGATACAGATATGATTTTTGCAAAAATGCCAACGGAAACGGAAATTTCAAAGAATGGGACTTTGAACATCAGCCCATCTCCAGTCCGTATTTTTATCACAAACGCTATTCGGATTGAAGTGATGCCGGAATGCCCGCTGGAACTTTTTCATGTTCTAATACAGGGACTGAAAGATCATGCTTGA
- a CDS encoding InlB B-repeat-containing protein → MRYGRKICKELFVILYVFIFLVSDPKLVRACSMIILPDTSKETITSDDVTFDFFDTQDPSEYHIVYEVNGGINSSNNQKTIQKEELPFTLDVPVKMGYNFAGWYADCSYSRKVTKINEDSPANMVLFAKWTKNIDNHYNVEMYSYQTGTIRDNSQKELKECSYTFLDDLSIPGMPSTREKDYKDNLISSSSQCMQGLCFTPDYILITAYSEDRKNLGSLMVFDRESGEYLVTLGMKKESHLGGIAFDGENVWICHSNSNTLERISYEYITKIAQDAPEYCIDASALSDEYRLKNTPSCITCYGGRLWVATHTRFFDSEMYSYSYDKKEDKLTAVSNYNLPSKVQGVAFDDNGSIYLSTSYGRNNSSYLKVYSSLLSLDKKPNEPKVKVEMPPCSEEVAIADGTVFVLFESASAKYFEGTDGMGKSPAPIDKLLEVSVASIW, encoded by the coding sequence ATGCGGTATGGCAGAAAAATTTGCAAAGAACTATTTGTAATTTTATATGTATTTATTTTTCTTGTAAGCGATCCGAAACTGGTTCGTGCCTGCAGTATGATCATCCTCCCTGATACTTCAAAGGAAACCATTACCAGTGATGATGTTACATTTGATTTTTTTGATACACAGGATCCGTCAGAGTATCACATTGTATATGAGGTAAATGGCGGTATTAACAGCAGCAATAATCAAAAAACAATCCAAAAAGAAGAACTTCCTTTTACACTGGACGTGCCGGTTAAAATGGGTTATAATTTTGCTGGCTGGTATGCAGACTGCAGCTATTCCAGAAAAGTTACGAAAATAAATGAAGACAGTCCGGCGAATATGGTTCTTTTTGCAAAATGGACAAAAAATATTGACAATCATTATAATGTGGAAATGTATTCTTATCAGACAGGCACGATTCGTGACAACAGTCAGAAAGAGTTAAAGGAATGTTCCTATACTTTTTTGGATGATCTTTCTATTCCGGGAATGCCTTCTACCAGGGAAAAAGACTATAAGGATAATCTGATCAGCAGTTCCAGCCAGTGTATGCAGGGACTTTGTTTCACACCGGATTATATTCTTATTACTGCATATTCGGAAGATCGCAAAAATCTTGGATCACTGATGGTGTTTGATCGTGAGAGCGGCGAATATCTGGTAACACTTGGCATGAAAAAAGAAAGTCATCTTGGCGGTATTGCTTTTGATGGCGAGAATGTCTGGATCTGCCATTCAAATTCCAATACCTTAGAGCGTATTTCCTATGAATATATTACAAAAATCGCACAGGATGCGCCGGAATATTGCATTGATGCATCGGCATTGTCAGACGAATACCGCCTGAAAAATACACCATCCTGCATTACCTGCTACGGTGGCAGACTCTGGGTTGCTACACACACCAGATTTTTTGATTCCGAGATGTATTCATACAGCTATGATAAAAAAGAAGATAAGCTGACGGCAGTCAGCAACTATAATCTTCCGAGTAAAGTGCAGGGAGTGGCATTCGATGATAACGGATCAATTTATTTAAGCACTTCCTATGGAAGAAATAATTCTTCTTATTTAAAAGTTTATTCTTCTCTTCTTTCATTGGACAAAAAACCAAATGAACCGAAGGTAAAAGTGGAGATGCCACCTTGTTCGGAAGAAGTTGCTATTGCAGATGGTACGGTGTTTGTTTTATTTGAATCGGCAAGTGCAAAATATTTTGAGGGTACAGATGGTATGGGAAAGAGTCCGGCGCCGATCGATAAATTATTAGAGGTAAGTGTAGCTTCCATCTGGTAG
- a CDS encoding elongation factor G → MNVYTTDKIRNVVLLGHGGCGKTSLAEAMAYLAGMTTRMGKVTDGNTISDYDKEEIKRHFSINTTVIPIVWGDTKINILDTPGYFDFVGEVEEAVSAADAAIIVVSGKAGIEVGTKKAWELCETYKLPRMVFVTDMDIDEASYRQVVEDLQQLYGKRIAPFHLPIRENGQFVGYVNVLQQRAKRWKDNGEVEKVEVPEYSKENLGICREALMEAVAETSEEFMDRYFGGEEFSEDEIRQALRVNVSDGSIVPVLMGSNVLARGMYTLMVDIVKYLPSPEKRSCTGINAKSNEVYNADYDFAKPKSAYIFKTIADPFIGKYSLIKVNSGVIKTDDLLYNQHKDTEEKIGKIYVLCGNKPEEVKELHAGDIGALAKLTKAATTDSLSTKANPILYIRTQISIPYTYKRYKAVNKGDEDKISQALQKLMLEDLTLKTVNDSENGQTLLYGMGDQHLDVVASKLLERYKVQIELKKPKVAFRETIRKKADVEYKYKKQSGGHGQYGHVKMTFEPSGDLETPYVFEQCVVGGAVPKNFFPAVEKGIQEGVVKGPMAAYPVVGVKAVLYDGSYHPVDSSEMAFKVAALQAFKKGIMEASPILLEPIASLKVVVPDKYTGDIMGDLNKRRGRVLGMNPTEHGYQEIVADIPYMELYGYNTDLRSMTGGSGTFSYEFARYEQTPSDIQEKEIAERAGKLDNTDNS, encoded by the coding sequence ATGAACGTTTACACAACTGACAAGATTCGTAATGTGGTTCTGCTTGGACATGGTGGATGTGGTAAAACAAGTCTCGCCGAGGCGATGGCTTATCTTGCGGGGATGACAACACGCATGGGAAAAGTTACCGATGGTAACACGATCAGCGATTATGACAAAGAAGAAATCAAACGTCATTTTTCCATCAACACAACTGTGATACCGATTGTCTGGGGTGATACCAAGATCAATATCCTTGATACACCTGGTTATTTTGATTTTGTAGGGGAGGTAGAAGAAGCAGTCAGTGCTGCGGATGCAGCAATTATCGTAGTATCCGGTAAGGCTGGCATTGAAGTCGGCACAAAGAAGGCATGGGAGTTATGTGAGACATACAAACTGCCGCGTATGGTATTTGTTACAGATATGGATATCGATGAGGCAAGTTACCGGCAGGTCGTAGAAGATTTACAGCAGCTATACGGCAAGCGGATCGCACCTTTTCATCTTCCGATCCGTGAAAACGGACAGTTCGTTGGTTATGTCAATGTATTACAGCAGCGGGCAAAACGCTGGAAAGATAACGGCGAAGTGGAAAAGGTAGAAGTGCCGGAGTATTCCAAAGAGAATCTTGGTATCTGCAGGGAAGCATTGATGGAGGCTGTTGCGGAGACGAGTGAAGAATTTATGGATCGTTATTTTGGAGGGGAAGAGTTCTCCGAGGATGAGATCCGCCAGGCACTCCGTGTCAATGTATCCGATGGAAGCATCGTTCCGGTGCTGATGGGTTCGAATGTTCTTGCACGCGGCATGTATACACTGATGGTCGACATTGTAAAATATCTTCCGAGTCCGGAAAAACGTTCCTGCACCGGAATCAATGCAAAGTCCAACGAGGTATACAATGCAGACTATGATTTTGCAAAACCAAAATCAGCTTATATTTTCAAAACGATTGCAGACCCGTTTATTGGGAAATATTCATTGATCAAAGTTAATTCGGGAGTTATCAAAACAGATGATCTTCTTTACAACCAGCATAAAGATACAGAGGAAAAAATCGGAAAGATCTATGTACTCTGTGGCAATAAGCCGGAGGAAGTAAAGGAACTGCATGCGGGAGATATCGGAGCGTTAGCGAAGCTGACTAAAGCAGCTACCACAGATTCCCTTTCTACCAAAGCGAACCCGATCCTGTATATAAGAACACAGATCTCCATACCATATACTTATAAACGTTATAAGGCAGTCAACAAAGGAGATGAAGATAAGATCTCGCAGGCATTGCAAAAGCTGATGCTCGAAGATCTTACATTAAAAACAGTCAATGACAGTGAAAATGGCCAGACATTACTTTACGGTATGGGAGACCAGCACCTTGATGTTGTGGCAAGCAAACTGTTAGAGAGGTACAAAGTTCAGATTGAACTGAAAAAACCAAAAGTAGCATTCCGGGAGACCATTCGTAAGAAAGCGGATGTGGAATACAAGTACAAAAAACAGTCCGGCGGTCATGGACAGTACGGTCACGTTAAGATGACCTTTGAACCTTCCGGGGATCTTGAAACACCATATGTATTTGAACAATGCGTTGTCGGCGGAGCAGTTCCAAAAAACTTCTTCCCGGCGGTGGAAAAAGGAATCCAGGAAGGAGTTGTGAAAGGACCGATGGCAGCTTATCCTGTGGTAGGAGTAAAGGCAGTATTATATGATGGATCCTATCATCCGGTAGACTCTTCTGAGATGGCATTTAAGGTTGCAGCTCTTCAGGCATTCAAAAAAGGCATTATGGAAGCATCACCGATTCTGTTAGAGCCGATCGCATCCTTAAAAGTTGTTGTACCTGACAAATACACAGGTGACATTATGGGAGACTTAAACAAACGCCGTGGACGTGTACTTGGAATGAATCCGACGGAACACGGTTATCAGGAGATCGTAGCTGATATTCCTTACATGGAATTATATGGATACAACACAGATTTACGATCCATGACCGGTGGAAGCGGAACATTTTCCTATGAGTTTGCAAGATATGAGCAGACACCTTCTGATATCCAGGAAAAGGAGATCGCAGAGAGGGCAGGCAAACTTGATAATACGGATAATTCATAA
- the tnpB gene encoding IS66 family insertion sequence element accessory protein TnpB (TnpB, as the term is used for proteins encoded by IS66 family insertion elements, is considered an accessory protein, since TnpC, encoded by a neighboring gene, is a DDE family transposase.) has translation MLDLAGGTTVYLACGATDLRKSYHGLAAIIKLKFKLDPYSRCMFAFCNRRRTSIKILQWDGSGFWILMKRLDRDSFHWPETPDELQKVTLKEMHWLCDGLSLTPKGAFEERHPKIVV, from the coding sequence ATGCTTGATCTGGCAGGTGGCACAACCGTTTACCTTGCCTGTGGAGCTACCGATCTGAGAAAAAGCTATCACGGACTGGCTGCAATTATCAAGCTGAAATTCAAACTTGATCCCTATTCGCGCTGCATGTTTGCGTTCTGCAACCGCAGGCGGACTTCTATTAAGATTCTGCAATGGGACGGATCTGGTTTCTGGATTCTGATGAAGAGGCTTGACAGGGATTCCTTTCACTGGCCGGAAACTCCGGATGAATTACAGAAAGTGACCCTGAAAGAAATGCATTGGCTGTGTGATGGTCTTTCACTTACTCCGAAGGGAGCTTTTGAAGAACGTCATCCAAAGATTGTTGTATAA